One Papaver somniferum cultivar HN1 unplaced genomic scaffold, ASM357369v1 unplaced-scaffold_135, whole genome shotgun sequence genomic window, ATCTCCAAAATGAAAACTCCCATCCGCTTTTTACATGAAGAGGTTACATTCTTTTGTTGCAACAAGCACATTGTTTTATTTCACTAACGGGAAGGCagtaaaaatacacaaaattggttaaaaagatcaaaatcaacaatttttgggtgaaaaagacatttagattttcatactgtttaaatggacaaaaatgtaaaaatagccaggatgtaaacagtttcatcctacccattttcaaatattttttcttatttttaatttacatcaggatgcatccagtttcatccttgctttttttttatgttcatttcacccataataatttttactcgtccatttgaaccatgttttaaaaatatttggacaaatgacccattttccgtaaaaaaaataaagtaaccGATGAAAAGTAGTAattaatttgagatgaaaatgacTCGCACTTAGAAAAAAGACTGTGCACTCTATGACTTGTGCGTCACTTTCAAGAAGACTACTTGTACTTCACATTTTTCTATTTCGATCTTACCACTGGCAAGCCTCAACTGACACCACCAAAACCCTCTATTAAttgcaatttcaatttcaatttcatttcaacatATACATGAAACTGTTGGAGAAAAATAAGATGAAGATTGAGACGGACATATACTGTTTCCATACAAGTGTTTACCGTTAACAAAACTTTCTCTCTTTTACAGATCATATCTTCTCTATATCAGGAAGGTTATCATCTATATGTAATAGATACACATATAAGGTTACCATCCCCATTGTACTGTTACAGATTCTTCATAAGAAAGAATCATCTCTTCTCTCTTGTGGATGTAGGCTTAAAgagccgaaccacgttaatccTTTGTGTCATTTAATCTTCACTTGTGCCAACTGAATCTTCATGGTATCATCGATCAAGAATCGGTCATGtgatattaattttttatttttcccttCACTTTGTTGAGAGTACATTTTTTTTATAAGGTCTAAATGTCTGCAACGGAAGGAAATATCTCTTGGAGATTATCTCATGTGTTACTCAATAGTAAAAACTATGTTCTTTGGTCCCAAATAGTAGCCTTGCTATTGGTGGAAAGAAGAAAGTGAGTTTTATCAATGGAAACTCCATTTGTTCCCGTCCAAAGAAGAATCCAAATATGAGGAGTGGGTATCAACAGATCAGACCATTTGATCTTGTTTTTTTAATTCCATCGAAGCTTCAATTTCAGAAGTTTTTACATTTTCTGATTCAACGCGACGAAACTCATAAAAAATCTGTGAGTGCTGAGACGAAAGCTATTAAAGAGATGACTAACACAAGTGCTTTTCTTGTTGCAAAACAGGAAAAACGTACATCTTTTGCGACAGAAAAAGGTATGCAAATTTATTACAATAAGCACAAGAAAGAGAACTATCATTGTGATTATTGCAGGAGAACTGGACATACCAGGGATCGTTGCTGGTTATTACATCCTCATCTCAAGATTAGTTACGACAAGCATAAGAAAGATTACGCTGTCGTAGCCGACAATTTGATTTCGATAAACAACTTGACTAAACATTTCCTACAACAATTGAGTAAGTCCGTTCCATCTAAATATGTTTCCTCTCCATTTACTGATGCTTTAGGTAGGTTACAAGCATACGTTATTGCATCTTCTAAAATTGATCCATGGATAGTTGATTCAGGAGCCACTGACCATATGGCTAATAACTCTATTGTTGTGCATAAATTTACACCGAAAGTAGGTAAACATGATGTAGCTATAGCTAATGGATCGACTGTTCCTGTACAAGGGAGTGGAAATATTAATTTTTTCCCCAAAACCTCGTCTTCTGACGTTGTAGTGGTTCCATCTTTTCCTGTTCAACTCCTATCAGTTGGAAAAATAACGAATGCTTTGAATTGTGATGTTATTTTCTCTCCCACTTCAGTCACATTTCAGGATCGAAAGACGAAAACGATTATTGGTGAGGGAGTTTATTCTAATGGGATTTACCTATATCAACCTCTTAATAAAGCATGTCATGCCACTAATTTGATTGAAAATCATACTCTCCATAAACGTCTTGGCCATCCATCAAGTCGTATCTTAAAACATCTTTTTCCTGTTTTGTCATTTGAGTCTAGTGTTTGCGATGTTTGTCAATTTTCCAAGCAAACTCGTTTACCATTTCATAATTCATTGTCGGTATCGCCTACACCTTTCGAGCTAATTCATTCAGACTAGTGGTCATCACCTATTGAATCTTATGACGGTTTTAAATATTTCATTATATTTGTTGATGATTACTCTCGTAGTACTTGGTTATATTTGTTGAAATCTAAAACTGAGGTTTTCTCTATTCTCCAAGTTTTTCATCGTATGCTAACTAACCAGTTTGATGCCAAGATTAAAATTTTTAGAACAGATAATAGAACTGAATTTTGCAAAGAATACCTACCCGGATATCTTCGTGAAAATGGCATTGTGCACCAAACAAGCTGTGTGGGAACGCCACAACAAAATGGCGTGGCTGAAAGAAAAAATAGGCATATTTTGGAAACAACACGGGCGTTAATGCTTCAGACGAACGTTCCAAAAAAGTACTGGTCTCATGGGTTGTTGGATGCAACATATTTAATTAATCGCCTCCCTACTCAAATACTTCAATTTAAATCTCCATTATAAGTTTTAAAAGACCGGAAGATTGATTTGTCTCATTTACGAGTGTTCGGATGCGTCTGCTATGTTCATGTACAAGCACCTCGGCGGGATAAATTTGATCCGCGATCAGTTCGATGTGTATTCTTTGGGTACTCTTCCACACAAAAAGGATGTAAATGCTACGATGTTGCGGCACGTAAAATTCTTATCTCCAGAGACGTACGTTTTGATGAATGTGCACTATATTTTCAACTGAAAACAGACAAAAAGACAGGCATGGGGGGAGTATTTGTGTGATTTGGCTCCTCTTGCACCCATGATAAATAGATAAGTAATAGCAAGAGATCCGTCTATTGTGCTAACATGTTCAGAACCGGTTATCTCCACTTTGAATGAAGAGACGACAATACATATTTCTGATCATCCTACTGAAATTAACGTTGAGGTTGACCCTGTTACTACTCCCGGTGTATCTACTTATACACGTGGAGATGTTAATGCTTCTCAAATTAATGTACCAGCACAAACAATACCAACTGCAACTATTCAAGATGCTGCACCAACTATTTCTCCAGCTGCTGCACAACCACAACAAATATCAATTATTACTTCTGAAGCTGCTGCACCAACTACTATTTCTCAATCTACTGCACCAATACAAAGAAGATCaactagaaaaacaaaaactcCAGAGAAACTAAAAGATTTCTTAACTTATCATGCAACCACATATCCTATACAAGAGCATTTATCATTTAATAATATTTCACAAACTCATTCTTCTTTTCTTACTGCCTTATCCAGGGAGGATGAGCCAAAGAATTTCAAAGAAGCAAACGCACTTCCAGTTTGGAGGAACTCCATGGGGAAGAGTTACAAGCTCACGACGAGAATGGAACTTGGGATATTGTTCGCCTACCACGAGGAAAAAAGGTTGTTGGTTGCCGATGGGCATACAAAATAAAGTACAGGAGTGACGAAACTATTAAACGACGCAAGTCAAGGCTCGTTGCAAGAAGATTCACTCAAACATATGGAGAAGACTATAAAGAAACATTTTCTCCAGTAGCGAAAATGAATACTTTTAGAGTTTTAATGTCACTTGCCGCAAATCAAGGGTGGAAATTATTTCAGATGGATGTAAAGAATGCATTTTTACATGGAGATCTAAAATAAGAAGTATATATGAGTATGCCACCGGACCATCCTGCTGAAGGAAAACTAGGTGCAGTATATAGACTTAAGAAGGCGATATACGGACTAAAGCAATAACCACGGGCATGGTACACAAAGCTTAGCTCAGCTCTTATGATGAATGGTCTCAAACAAAGTAACGCAGATCCAACATTATTTTTCAAACGAAGCGCGTCAGGTATTATTTTGGTTTTGGTATGTGGATGATATAGTGATAACAGGTGATGATCATTCAGAGATTACAAGACTCAAAACTCTCTTGCACACCAAATTTGCTATAAAGGATCTAGGTATCCtaaagtattttcttggtttagaaATTGCCTATTCTAAGAAAGGTATTTttataaatcaaagaaaatatatattggATTTACTAAATGAAACAAGAAACTTGGGGATAAAACCATCGGAGACGCCTATCGTCGAGCAAAGATTGATGAAGATGGTGATTTGTTTCCAGATCGTGGTAAGTTTCAAAGGTTAATGGGCAAGCTTATATATATCACCATTACAAGACCAGACATCTCTTATGCCGTGAGTCTTATAAGTAGATTTATGCATTCTCCTACGGTTCATCACATGAATGCTGCAATACCTTAAGGGCTCACCAGGAATAGGTTTGTGGATGCGTAAAAATGAACGTAGCTCTATTACTGTTCATTGTTCTATTTCCATTTCAGCCTACACAGACGCAGATTGGGCTGGATGCCCTGTTGATCGAAGGTCGACAATGGGCTATTGTACTTTTTTTGGTGGAAATTTGGTAACATGGAGGAGCAAGAAACAAAATGTAGTTGCCTGATCTAGTGCCGAAGCAGAATATCGAGCCATGGCACTAACAACTTGTGAAATAATTTGGCTCCGAGCCTTTTTGCGAGATTTGGGTTTTGCATCGTCTCAACCAACCAAGATGTTTTGCGACAACCAAGCTGCTATGCATATTGCCTCAAATCCTGTCTTCCATGAGAGAGCAAAACATATTGAAGTTGATTGCCACTTCGTTCGGGAAAACTTGAAAGTCAATGTTATCAGTACGCCTTTCGTTCCTAGTGCTTTGCAGTTGGCAGACATATTTACAAAAGGACTACCCGATGCTAAAATGAAAGAGATATTGGGAAAGTTGGGCTCAATAGACATCTACGCatcaacttgagggggagtgttggagAAGAATAAGGTGAAGATTGATACGGACATATATTGTTTCCATACAAGTGTTTACTGTTAACAAAACTTTCTCTCTTTTACAGATCATATCTTCTCTATATCAGGAAGGTTATCATCTATATGTAATAGATACACATATAAGGTTACCTTCCCCATTGTACTGTTACAGATTCTTAATAAGAAAGAATCATCTCTTCTCTCTTGTGGATGTAGGCTTAAAgagccgaaccacgttaatccTTTGTGTCATTCAATCTTCACTTGTGCCAACTGAATCTTCAGAAACACTCCTCATGCTTGAGCATTGAAGCCGTTCCATATTTGGCAACAAGGAAGTTTCGTAGCTAGTCTTCAACTTGCAATGAGAGCTGTAGGGGTCACTAATCAATGtcatgctgaaaatggtaaaagtaaatgcagaagaaaaaaatcaatgcATCTCTTATTAGTAAGAAAACATAGTGCGTCTCTGGCAAGGCTCAACTCAACTGCCACCACCTAAACCCTATTTATTGCGATTTCATTGCAGAAACAAAACACCACCAACTCATAAACAGGtttcttctctttcttatctAAGTACAAGTGCAAGTAATGGAGTTGTTTGAAGATCCTGAAATCTTGAATTCGCAGCAAAAAGATGAAAGAATTAGTAAGTGTTGGATGTATCAAAGAAGCAGTCAAAACAATCCTGAAAGCATCTCCAAACAAATTCTTCTGTATCTTCCTTCTCATCATACTCCCTCTTTCATTTCTACAATTCATGTTGGAAACTAACAATCTGGCACTGGCAATCTGTATTACCGATGTTTATGACAAATCATCACCTGAGTATCTTTATGCCAACTCATTACTTCCGTATGAACAAATCGTTGGCACATATTCTAGCGCCTATTTCTTGTTGAAATTGAAGTCTATCCAGTACTACTGTGTCTCCCTTGTTTTGTTCTTCGCCTTCTATCTTCTAGCCATCTCTGCTACAACCTTCACTCTAGCTACTTTTTACCTTCCCAAACCCTTGTCACACATTTCTATTCTTTCATCTGTTCCTGGTATCTTCAAACGTCTTGCAATCACCTTTTGTCACGCCGTACCCTTTGTTTTCCTGAACTACATAGCTTACTTGGTGGTGCATACTTTGTGTTGTATGATTCTTACTTTGATTCGCACAACACCCGAAATTGATCAGGTCCTGGTATCTGTCATAGGTTTCATCTTCTTTCTCATCTATCTTTCAATCTTCCTTGTTGTTCATGGGCGTTTTATAGCAAGGTGGAACTTCGCTAATGTGGTTTCGGTTGTTGAACCGGACACATATGGTTCAGGAGCCATAAAGAAGAGTAAAAAACTCTTGTGGGACAAAAAAATCATACTTGCAATTTTATACCTTGCTGTTGCTATTGATATTGTTTGTTTTGGAAACTGGGTTATGAGCCATGATATGAACATCAAAGCAAGGGTATTTGTCTGTTTCTCATCTGTCATGGCACTGGCAGTGGTGAACTTCTTGGGGTTAATTGCTCAAATTCTCATGTACTACCAAAATCAAGTGATTGTTCTTAATGAAAGCGGTTTACAGGTGAATGGGATTGTTTTGGCAAAAATGAGGAGGTTTGTTCGTAATGATAATCGTGTGGAAGGCAATCAGTTGGAGGTTTAAGTGATGTGTTTGGAATGTTATTAAGAATCTTGCTAGGCTattctaagttctaaacattCTTATGTTGTGCATATATGCACCTTACACAGTAGTGTCGAATGCTTTaccgttttttgtttttcttatccgCAATAAAATGTTTAATTTCTTTAGAGATTGAACTGCAAAATGGTGAATTTCATACGTAGTTGCTGCTTGTTATTTATGTTATAAATATTCATGTTACTTCTAATTTGCCTTACATGTCTGGTTGTTCCAAGTCATCTCTCAACGTTTACATGTTTGAGAATGTTTTGCAAATTAAACCCGAAATATACTGCAAGAGAATGAAACTGATACTTGTGCTTTTTGTATTTAGTCCTGCAGTTGCTACCTAAAACACTTTCTTATCTCTTCTCGAGGTTCTGCAAGTTCTTATTGCAGCTGCTCAGAGTCGCTGTGTCAGACTGCGGATACAGATTTTAGTGCAGTACCAATTTCTACGAGTCAGTTGGTGCTGGTACTATGTACTTGCCATAATGCACAATCGAAATTCTTTCCAAAATGCAGAGTTTTGTCGGTTTCAAAAGAGTAATAGGTTATTCTGCTGTTTGATTTGAGATTATTTGGGCGGTTCTTGCAATTGCTTGTTgtatatgcagaagtaggcctcgtctggaccctcactttcatttctaggccactttttttatttcttgcaaaactaggcaagttaaacagattccatccactttaaccatctcggtcaatttatcgcgttgacttgtcaatatctcgccaaaatatcatatagggagatctcatacatgtggtaagattactgaaatgtccttcgcacgtgtgtgtcagtcacacACGTTTAGATGTCCACCTGTCTCGATAAGATCTCCACGTGTTGCTATCTGAGAGCCAAATCTAAGTAACACGAAATATCGAGGATGAATTGAACGGCCAAGATAGTTCTTCATTGTTATTATCGACAGCGCGGGAAGGTGTAAGGAATAACAGAAGATTCTTGGATTGAGAAATCGATtcatttagtttcttcttctcttttgttcttcAAAGAGGGTTCTTCAGAGAGTGTTTTTAGATAAATCAGTGAAACAGTGTTTTGTTAGTTGAGATTCGAAGAACAAATTGAAGATTTCCTGCTGGTGAAGATGACGAGAAGGAAGAAGCGTTCTACAGAGAGGTAACAAAAAACACtaatctgtttttttaggtttcatGGTTGATTTTAACGTTTCAGTGATGAACATATTATGGGTTTTGTACGTAAGGTTGATTTATTTGGGTTTGTCGGTGTTtatatttctagggttttctctgTTTATAGAATTTTTATGAAGTTCGAATTTGTTCTGCTGATAATGAAGTTATACTgataaatttctagggtttcttaatttcaaaattgggttctgctgataatgattaactgaaattgatttctagggttttttatggtttgtgtgataattgatttctagggtttttatggttctAGAATTTGTCTGAGATGGGTTTTCCATAATTTGTCTGAtatatattttgttgttcttaATTGTAGAAAGCAAGTGGTTAAAGAGGTTATAAATAAGGTTCAACAGGACATATTTCCAACCAGAAATATTAAGGTGAAGGATCTAATCAACACTGCTATGTGTTTTGAGTTTAAGGGTTTGTCAAGAGAAGATATGGGTATAAATCACTTAAAGTCTAGGATTAGTCCTATGTTGAGATTAACCAGTAGGGAGATATTGGACCTTCTATGGTTTGTTGATCCATGCCTACCATCAAACATCATTAATGATGTAGAATTTTGTTTTTTCTGGGAAAATGCAATTGAAATGAACATGGTTGGATTACATTGTATTTGCAAGTGATGCCACTAGATGAGAATGGTGAGATAGATGTATCTCAGGTTACTGCAGATTCACAGCCTCCTCCACCACAGATGATACCCAAAAAGAATGTGACTCCAAAGAAGCCAGTATCTAAGACTCCACCTAAACCAGTTTTTACTAGTGGTTCATCACCTAAGAGATGGCATGGCAAGTCAGTTAGAAGAAGTCAAAGAATAccaaggatgaagaagaagaattctaCTAAAGTGTTTGTTGATTTAGCTGGTAGTGAAGAAGATGTTTCTGATGAATATGTTGATGATGGAGGTGTATCAGTTCCACAGTTTACTCAACAAACACAAGCAAGTGTAGCTGAGAATGATGATGGAGATGTTTATATTCCACAGTTTACTCAACAAACACAAGCAAGTGTAGCTGAGAATAATCCTGTTTTGGAGGCTAGTGGAGCTGAAAAAGGTAATGAGATACCTAGATTAGATGAGTATTTCAATCATGACTTTTGGGTTGAAGCTACAACACAGGCAGAAGTGGTGGAAGATTTGTTTGCAGTTGCCCAAGAGTACAAGAAAAGTGATGAGTATGTCATGCACTTGAAAaatgtagaagaagatgaatgtaaCCCTGATGATGAGGATGTCCTGAAGATGAATGACAATGACAGTGAAGAGAAAGATATCAAGAGTTACAATAAGTTTCTACAAAAAGTTGAGAATGGGTATCTTTCAGATGGTACTGCAAGTGAGAGAAGTGATGGtgataatgttgataatgatgCTGCAAGTGATGGTGATAATGTTGATAGTGATGCTGGTGATCCAAACTTTGGGGAGGTGGAGGTTGATAATGACAAGGAAGGTATGTGATTGCTTCTGTCTCTTTTTAAactttgttgtgtttgattgtAGATTTGTTTAATTTATTTAGTACTAATGCCTTATCTTTGTGGTTTTGTAGAGGACCATTATGGGGACTTGGTCtctgacagagaagaagaagaaggtaatttgtcattttttttgtagtcttttgtttttcttattctttgtttgtttgttatgtttgtttgaaGGGCTATAACTGAGTCATTTGTTTTTGGGAATTTGTATCAGAAACCAACAAGAATGATGGGCTTGAACTTATAGTATCAGAAAGCAACAAGACTGATGGGCCTAATTGTTCAAAGCCTAAATGTTCAAAGCCTCATGATAACACACAGTTTGAAGAAGAGCATGCACAACATTTTAAGGATGAGGAAGATGAGGAGATGTTCCCTGAGGGAATTAATTTTGAACAAGTGGATCCTTACAGCCTAGTGAAGGGAAGCAAGTTTGTCAGCAAGAATGCTTTCAAGAAGCATTTGAGGGCCTACTGTGTGAAGCATAGACATCAGGTCAAGTTTAAAGATTCAAACAACTACAAGATTAGGGTGAAGTGCATTCATAATGAGAAGACCAAGTGTCCTATGTTCATTTATGGAAGAGTTTTGAAGGGTGAAGGAACTACATTTACTCTGAGAAGTTGGAATGTGAAGCACACATGCAATGGAAATGTTAAAGGGGAGAACAGATGTGCAAATCCAGAATTTGTAGCTGACTGGTACATGCATAGGTTGGAGACTCTAGGtagcaaaaacaaaatccctgatCCTGAGTCATTGGCAAATgagttcaacaaaacaatgaaagtGAACATTAAGTACCATACAGCATGGAGAGCAAGAAATATTGTGTTGCAGAATCTTCATGGCAGCTATGAGGAGCAGTACAAGAAAATTCCTGCATtctgtgaaatggtgaaggtaacattaatttttttgttgtttgtttgttaaTGTTTGTCTTTATTTAGAGCAACATGACTTAATATTACAAATTATATGGCATTAACATTACTTTGTTGTAATTGCAGGAAAAATGCCTGGAAGTGTAGCTAGTTTCTCATATGGAAGCACAGACAACACATTCTTGTCAATGACACTCTGCTTCAAGCCTGCTATAGAAGGATTCTTGGATGGATGTAGGAAAATCATTGGATTGGATGCTTGCCATTTGTATGGGAAGTATGGTGGTGTGTTACTGGTTGCAACAGGTCTAGATGGTCAGAATGGTTTAGTACCTCTTGGTATAATGGTGTGTAGGAATGAAACCATTGAGAACTGGAAGATTTTTCTCAAAGACTTGAAAGCTATACTGGGTGAAGACTTGCATTTCACCATTATATCAGACAAGCAGAAGGGGATTAGTGAAGCTTGTGACAAATACTTCTGCTTGGATGAGCACAGATTATGTTTCAGGTTAACTTTTATATCCTTAATATTTCCTAATAATATAAGTTCAATGACTAACTGTTTCTTATTGATAAATTGACAGACATTTGATGAAGAATTTCAAGAAGTATTTCAAGTCATACAGCTTACATGTTCATTTCTGGAATACTGCCAAATGTTACAAGAAGAGACACTGTCAGGTATGCTCATTTCTCAAAACaatataatataatttcaagTATTACATACATGAGTTTGATACTATTTATGTCATGTTTGTTTTTAGCAACACATGGATAAATTATTTGCTGAGGATGAAAAAGTTGCACTGTATCTCATAGATCAAAAACCTGAAAGCTGGTCTAGGTCTCATTTCTCAAATGACAGCAAGTGTGAGCACATCAACAATAATTTCTCAGAGTCTTTCAACAACATGGCCA contains:
- the LOC113334030 gene encoding uncharacterized protein LOC113334030, with product MKELVSVGCIKEAVKTILKASPNKFFCIFLLIILPLSFLQFMLETNNLALAICITDVYDKSSPEYLYANSLLPYEQIVGTYSSAYFLLKLKSIQYYCVSLVLFFAFYLLAISATTFTLATFYLPKPLSHISILSSVPGIFKRLAITFCHAVPFVFLNYIAYLVVHTLCCMILTLIRTTPEIDQVLVSVIGFIFFLIYLSIFLVVHGRFIARWNFANVVSVVEPDTYGSGAIKKSKKLLWDKKIILAILYLAVAIDIVCFGNWVMSHDMNIKARVFVCFSSVMALAVVNFLGLIAQILMYYQNQVIVLNESGLQVNGIVLAKMRRFVRNDNRVEGNQLEV